From the Methanobacterium sp. genome, one window contains:
- a CDS encoding type II toxin-antitoxin system HicB family antitoxin: MIIKLELPIELTKEDSLFIAICPVFCVGSQGKTEEEALNNAKEALQLYLEDEDVQKEHADKIMRYAVSLILQDKEKEFKSDIPSNNYQSNTIRLLDVEIHGNPETTKPLRA; the protein is encoded by the coding sequence GTGATTATTAAACTTGAACTACCAATAGAACTTACCAAAGAAGATTCTTTATTCATTGCTATTTGCCCTGTTTTTTGTGTAGGAAGTCAGGGTAAAACAGAAGAAGAAGCATTGAACAATGCTAAAGAAGCACTGCAGTTGTATTTAGAAGATGAAGACGTTCAAAAAGAACATGCAGATAAAATAATGCGTTATGCAGTATCTTTAATTTTACAGGATAAAGAAAAAGAATTTAAATCAGATATTCCTTCTAATAATTATCAGTCTAATACAATCCGCTTGCTGGATGTAGAGATACATGGGAACCCAGAAACTACCAAACCTCTCAGGGCATAA